In the genome of Nitrospira japonica, one region contains:
- the glyS gene encoding glycine--tRNA ligase subunit beta, translating to MNKHTARPSATKVAKSPARRDGGELLLEIGTEELPYHFIVPALAHLKEQATRALTEARLSYGALRSYGTPRRLVLIVDGLALRQASVVKEAMGPSKAVAFDAGGQPTKAALGFAAGQGIAVESLQVRATPKGEYVFAVKQDAGRPAKAVLQELLPQLVGGLTFPKAMKWNESGVRFARPVRWILAVFAGAVLPIQAAGLTAGNRTYGHRVKAGHRPIIVRDAKSYEAALERGGVLVDPERRRTLIQSQLNRLCATAGFALHADESLLDQAVFTTEWPQALIGGFKPDYLAVPSDILMTSMKEHQGFFSVRNKNTDALAPHFIAVANTQIKDLSLIRAGNERVLAARLADAKFFFDEDRKVRLGARVAKLAGVTFHQKLGTMGQKQERVRKLAEFLAAQADPGDAELGRICGRAGALCKADLLTGIVGEFPELQGIMGGEYARHDGESAAVAQAVREQYLPKALEGELPGSLPGQLLSMADRLDSIAAFFHVGLVPTGSEDPFALRRHATAIVRIVLEGGLRLDLRCAIEEARALVVAEGFKGTPESEQSVRRITDFVFERVRHYGRTVHRLRDDVMDAVLRAVSGTALDLADVLRRMQALQAVTLEPEFDPLIVGFKRASRIVEKEQWNREPVNPALFSHPAEEALHRQADERRKDFEVEMKQGRYDRALGHLVRLKPVIDEFFTGVMVNAEDPAVRGNRLSLLKTVDEFFKSFADFSRIMVQGG from the coding sequence ATGAACAAACACACCGCACGCCCATCAGCGACCAAGGTTGCCAAGTCCCCGGCTCGCCGCGACGGCGGCGAACTGCTCCTGGAAATCGGCACCGAGGAACTGCCGTATCACTTCATCGTTCCGGCCCTCGCACATCTCAAGGAGCAGGCGACCCGGGCTCTGACAGAGGCCCGCCTGTCCTACGGCGCCCTCCGCAGCTATGGGACGCCGCGGCGGCTCGTGCTCATCGTCGACGGGCTGGCGCTCCGGCAGGCTTCGGTGGTCAAGGAGGCGATGGGCCCGTCGAAGGCGGTGGCCTTTGACGCCGGCGGGCAGCCGACCAAAGCGGCCCTGGGATTCGCCGCCGGTCAAGGCATCGCCGTCGAATCGCTGCAGGTACGGGCTACACCCAAAGGCGAATATGTGTTTGCGGTCAAGCAGGATGCGGGGCGTCCCGCCAAGGCCGTCTTGCAGGAACTGCTGCCGCAACTCGTCGGCGGTTTGACGTTTCCGAAGGCGATGAAGTGGAACGAGAGCGGCGTTCGATTCGCGCGGCCGGTACGGTGGATCCTGGCGGTTTTCGCGGGCGCGGTTTTGCCGATTCAGGCCGCGGGCCTCACGGCCGGGAATCGAACCTACGGCCATCGGGTGAAGGCGGGCCATCGCCCCATCATCGTGCGCGACGCCAAGTCCTACGAGGCGGCACTGGAACGGGGCGGGGTCCTGGTCGATCCCGAGCGGAGACGGACCCTGATTCAATCGCAACTGAACCGGCTGTGCGCGACGGCCGGCTTCGCGCTGCACGCCGATGAGTCGCTGCTCGACCAGGCGGTCTTCACCACCGAATGGCCGCAGGCCTTGATCGGCGGGTTCAAGCCGGACTATCTCGCCGTGCCGTCGGACATTCTGATGACCTCGATGAAGGAGCACCAAGGATTCTTCTCGGTCAGGAACAAGAACACAGACGCCCTCGCTCCGCACTTCATCGCCGTGGCCAATACTCAGATCAAGGATCTGTCGCTGATTCGCGCCGGCAACGAGCGTGTGCTGGCCGCCCGGCTTGCCGATGCGAAGTTTTTCTTCGACGAAGATCGAAAGGTGAGACTTGGGGCGCGCGTCGCAAAGCTGGCGGGCGTGACGTTCCATCAAAAGCTGGGAACGATGGGCCAGAAGCAGGAGCGGGTCAGGAAGCTGGCCGAATTTCTCGCGGCGCAGGCCGATCCCGGCGATGCCGAGTTGGGACGCATCTGCGGCCGGGCCGGGGCCTTGTGTAAGGCTGATCTCCTGACGGGCATCGTCGGCGAGTTTCCGGAGTTGCAGGGGATCATGGGCGGAGAATATGCCCGTCACGACGGGGAGTCTGCCGCGGTGGCGCAGGCGGTTCGTGAACAATATTTACCCAAGGCGCTCGAAGGGGAACTGCCGGGTTCGCTGCCGGGGCAACTGCTGTCGATGGCCGACCGGCTCGACTCGATCGCCGCGTTTTTTCACGTCGGTCTCGTGCCGACCGGCTCCGAGGACCCGTTTGCGCTTCGCCGCCATGCCACAGCGATCGTGCGTATCGTGCTGGAGGGAGGACTCCGGTTGGATCTGCGTTGTGCCATCGAGGAGGCTCGGGCTCTTGTCGTTGCCGAAGGTTTCAAAGGCACGCCGGAATCCGAGCAGAGTGTGCGCCGCATCACGGACTTCGTGTTCGAGCGTGTACGCCACTATGGCCGTACCGTGCATCGTTTGCGGGACGACGTCATGGACGCGGTGTTGCGGGCGGTGTCAGGAACCGCGCTCGATTTGGCGGACGTCCTCCGGAGAATGCAGGCGTTGCAGGCTGTCACGCTCGAGCCCGAGTTCGATCCGCTCATCGTCGGATTCAAACGAGCCTCCCGGATCGTCGAGAAGGAGCAGTGGAATCGAGAGCCGGTCAATCCGGCCCTGTTCAGCCATCCGGCCGAGGAGGCACTTCACCGGCAGGCGGACGAGCGTCGAAAAGACTTCGAAGTCGAGATGAAACAGGGACGGTACGACCGGGCCTTGGGCCATCTCGTGCGATTGAAGCCGGTCATCGATGAGTTCTTCACAGGGGTCATGGTCAACGCCGAGGATCCGGCCGTCCGCGGCAACCGTCTGTCGCTGCTGAAAACGGTGGATGAGTTTTTCAAGTCGTTCGCCGACTTTTCGCGTATTATGGTACAAGGTGGTTAG
- a CDS encoding glycine--tRNA ligase subunit alpha: MTFQDLILTLHRFWADQGCVIHQPYDLEMGAGTFHPATFLRALGPEPWRAAYAQPCRRPTDGRYGENPNRLQHYYQYQVVLKPSPDNIQELYLESLARLGINPKQHDIRFIQDDWESPTLGAWGLGWEVRLDGMEITQFTYFQEIGGIELSPITGEITYGTERIAMYLQQVNNVYDLAWTDQIKYGDIHHESEVQFSRYNFEEANVDMLMSAFQAYEAESKRLLGHSDRRLALPAYDYCIKSSHVFNLLDARGAISVAERTGYIGRVRALAKQCAERYIEERAAMGHPLIERRPKTAGSRGHK; the protein is encoded by the coding sequence GTGACCTTTCAGGATCTCATCCTTACATTGCACCGATTTTGGGCCGATCAAGGCTGCGTCATTCATCAGCCTTATGATCTGGAGATGGGAGCGGGCACGTTTCATCCCGCCACGTTTCTGCGCGCGCTCGGTCCGGAACCCTGGCGGGCGGCCTACGCGCAGCCGTGCCGTCGTCCCACCGACGGGCGATACGGAGAGAATCCCAACCGGCTGCAGCATTATTATCAGTACCAAGTCGTGCTGAAGCCCTCGCCGGATAATATTCAGGAACTCTATCTCGAAAGTCTCGCCAGGCTGGGAATCAATCCGAAACAGCACGACATCCGGTTCATCCAGGACGACTGGGAATCGCCGACGCTGGGAGCTTGGGGCCTCGGCTGGGAGGTCCGGCTTGATGGGATGGAGATCACGCAGTTCACCTACTTCCAGGAAATCGGCGGGATCGAGCTCAGTCCGATCACAGGCGAAATCACCTACGGCACCGAGCGCATTGCAATGTATCTCCAGCAAGTGAACAACGTCTACGACCTCGCATGGACCGACCAGATCAAATATGGCGACATCCATCATGAATCCGAAGTGCAGTTCTCGCGGTATAACTTTGAAGAAGCCAACGTGGACATGCTGATGAGTGCGTTTCAGGCCTACGAAGCCGAAAGCAAGCGGCTGCTCGGCCACTCGGACCGGCGGCTTGCACTCCCTGCCTATGACTACTGCATCAAGTCTTCCCATGTGTTCAACCTCCTCGACGCGCGCGGCGCGATCAGCGTCGCGGAACGGACCGGCTATATCGGGCGGGTGCGCGCGTTGGCGAAGCAGTGCGCCGAGCGGTATATCGAGGAACGGGCCGCCATGGGACATCCGCTGATCGAGCGCCGGCCCAAGACGGCCGGTTCCCGTGGTCACAAGTAG